The Branchiostoma floridae strain S238N-H82 chromosome 3, Bfl_VNyyK, whole genome shotgun sequence genomic sequence TTTTATCCTTGATCATGTATATATAGATACTGAGTTTGTTGAATAGCGGGATGTCTAGGCTATATAGCGGAGGAGATTGTGAGGTCacgggttcgattcctggcaGTACTCGCCAGACGTTTTGTCCAAGACGGCAGTCAACACGACTGGCCTTATTTCAACCAGATGTATTTCTCTACGGCCTCAATAAGTCATATgattttctttgactttatatTATTTTGGGGTACACTTGGACCCCGGTTCtgtaaaataaagtaatttgaTGACTTGAATAGGTTGGCATTTGTAACTTGATGCATGCACTCATATGATGATTCATGTTGGGGTTGATTTGGCCCATGTACAAATTGTTCAAAGTTTTATAACGTCTTCCATTTCCAGCCCCTCCATATCTCCAGACACGGACGCTGTTGAGGCAAAGATCTTGGACTCCCTGGCCAACATGGTGGACACGAAACCGGATGTGACGTCGGTTACCGAGGATTACGACTACCTGCCTGACGATGATTGGCCCATGGACGACATCGATGACCTGCTGGACGGTGCAGACTATGGTGACGTCGATTCTTCCACTCCGGAACCAGAACATGCAGGTATGTATTGCGTAATGATTATCAACATCTAGGTCTGTTTGTTTGggtgattgtttgtttgtttagttgttTGGTTGgtcgttggttggttggttggttggttggttggtttgtttgtttgtttgttggttggttggttggttggttggtcggtcggtcggtcggtcggtcggtcggtccgATTTTGGCTCCTCCCTCTCTCCTGCACGGTATTTAtatattgttacctccatgaaatgtaatggaatggaggttatattttaccctgtgtttgtgtgtctgtctgtgtgtgtgtgtgtgcacgtgtgtaaacaagataactcaagaacggttggatggattggttttatacttggtgtgttggtagggtgtgatgaaagctggaaatgattagatttgggccccctagtggctccccttggtactgcagcgcaacttccggttttgctattttggtgttctgaacatgctatggtcacgatttttgagtattagatagctcttgtgctcatgAAGAAGTGacttaagtttgggccccctagcgtctagttttgggatagcaggggcatttttgtcaaaaacttctgaagaggataactcaagaagggaacaacggattttcatgatttttggtatgtaggcacctcagacaatgttgtacaaaatgaaatactaattatgcaaaataggagcaaatttgcataattaatgacaacattcaatcatagcagttttttctatgtatctcttgtcttgggcgtgatatggtcttgaaatttaggtgggagatagctttcagtgtcatgacaaagttgggcaagtttcagccccctaacatttaatttgggaactgcaggggcgtttttgtcaagacattccgaagaggataactgcagaaacgaTTGACGGGTtagcatcatattaggcatgcgggtaccttaggtaaagatgttcataatgatatacatgttatgcaagtgaggacttaatttgcataattaatgaggaaattgtataattccattgtttgcaataactggacttcaataaatgtaacacatgttaatatgataggtggaatataagcagataccaaatatggtaatgagtgacttatttgcataatttatgtaaaaattgcaaaaccgctttatgattaataatgggaattttataattgtgacatgtgtacgtttgtcaatgatgaacaacaccatgcataaattatgttaatgtcttagtcaattgcatgaaatttacgaaagctctaaattttcatggaagtatgaggtcgccgaactctagtttaattTTGCTTTCTTACTTTATTTCTATGTGCAAATTAATGCAATAAAATCAAACTTTTGTGCTGGAAATACGTTCTCCTGTCCATGCAGGTGCTCTAAGGGGCCCGCCTGCCTCTTGCAAGGACATCCAGAAGACCCATGACGGACTGAACAACATCTTCCCGTTCCCGGGCTGCACCACGCCGATCCAGGTGTACTGCCACAACATGACCAGGAGCCCGGCCGAGTTCCTGCCGCTGAGCCATCTCAAGACCCTCAGGATGTACCACATGGCGGTAAGACCCGGGGATGTTCATGTCCTGAAAATGGGGTCAGTGGGTAGGAATGTTTATCAGAGGTCCGCCGTCAACAAGATAGGGTGTCCACATCAATGGACCTGGGCTCCGTGGGTCTGTTTGTAGTAAGTTTTCGAAATACTACTGCAAAAGAACAGAACATTGCAAGAAAGAATGTTGGTTTTATCCATCAGATATTCCTACAAGTGGTCAACACCCCAAATGGTCGGAAAGCGGAaacacaatgttttgtttttacaaggCCCTTTATAAAGACATAGCGTccgttgcatttttttttatatcgtactgtgttgtacatgtatttagtaaGTTAGTCAGGGCATGCAGTGGTTTTACCCTTGTGATCATTGATATTTCCCAGTTCATCCTCTGGATAGTTAGGAGTTACAGAATACTTCAGTTACGCAATCCTCTGTTAAGAGCTCTCGCTGAGCACTGCGATTGCCACGATCTTACGATTTCTACGGATAGAGGCAAGTAGGccaaaaacaaaatttcttttttgttgcagTCTCAATGTCTGAAAGCAATAAACCTAACATACTGTCAGAGTTGGGATGTCTGCTAAGTAAATCATATAGCAAAGCTTGGCAGAGCAACGGCAAGACTCTATTCTTATAAATAACTAGAAATTACATCATATGCATAGGTTTAGTAAACAAAATAATCAGTGATTcggtatttatttattattaggattctccattgggagggtatggcgaaacaggtgttaagaacaccttttcaaagccgccatacacacatgtgcacatgttcgcacatgtctacacgcggcggggttacaccgccccttacggggtgatataccctttcgctggctgatacggtatggaggttcgccaggcctccaaccgggtgatttgaagtgaatcaccaactccagacagaagggtttgttccatcgcacaccgcaccatcgcacgtgtgggggttctttaacgtgcatggggtgtgactctccccatacacgggacctccatttaacgtcctatccgagggacggccctagccgaagctaggtactcatttttcacctgagtatagtgaggaaatccgtgtaaagtgcctttcccaagggcacaagatcggtgacacgcagcgggattcgaactcgccACCTCTCGatcacgaggcacaaatcccGCCGCTGCGCCAGACGATCTCACGGTAACAATGCACACTGGGAGGAACAATGGGGTTTCAATAACACCAGTGTCTGTTTGAATTGGCTAGATGATTGTAACGTGAATACTAATATATTTTAAGGGTGACAAAATGCCTATACAGTGACGTGAAATAGTCGAGTAGACTACCAAGTCAAGCGAAGCGATCGAGGTGGTTTATAATATTGTCAAATCAAAGGCCATTGTTATATCTGACACGTGATAATCAAAATATATTTGCTGATAAAGAGGGCCAGGTCAATTATATTCTACATGAGCTTTACataatatcaatcaatcaatagatGTCACTAATTGTGAACTGTGCTATTCTCAAAGATGACTGGAATAGTGTTACGATTGTTCTACTCATTAGTTGATTAAGAAAACCTTAATATTTCCCCCTGTTTTTCATTGTCAGACTGGACATAGCACTATCCAGTATGAGAAAGTGCGTGTGAAGTTCGAGGGAAGGAAGATAGTGCCTGTGCTGAGCGACCTGACTTTTGCCACCTTCAACAAAGGTATGTATCCACAAAGGTACATGTGGACTAGTGCTAACATCATTGTCTATGAAGCAGCCACGTTTAGGGTTCAAACCCCTACCTACGAAACCGAATGTCTTTTTATATTTCTGAATACTCCAGCATTAGCAAAATGACCTGAATTAACCACTAAATCATTACTTCGTAAAGACTTCataaagtttatttttcaacattaaaaaaaacagtgttaGATTTAACAGATACGTCTAGTCAGCTGCTAATATCAGCTTTGTCACGAATGAAAATTAAAGCTAAATAGGTTTCGGCGACCTCGtaactgcatgaaatatttcgAGCTTTCGATGAAAATGACATAGACctttgcataattttgattaCATGGTGATGCACATCATTGACTAAGTTAAACGTACACGTGCcgcaagtataaaattcccatatttggcatgtgttcacgttccacctatcataaattacatcctgtcacaatggaattatacaattggGTTAAAACCAAAAATATTCTGTTAGTTTCTAGGTACCAGAGTGCTGCATCCCAGGGCAGGAATGTGGTTCAGGCTTCTTCAGGTAAATTGTTCAAATCGAGGCGAGAGTGTACTAGATTTGCCAATAATCAAGCTTGCTAAGTTCCGCACTCAGATACGTTTTGACTGGAAAGTCAACGTTGGAGTAGAACAAACtaagattaagaaaaaaaaagatacaaggCGATCGGAAAGATTGACATTTCTGAAACACTTAACTAATTAGGACATGTTTTAATCTAGTAACCTTTACGTTAAATCGACTATCAGAAACATATATaaattttgtcaaactttgCTAGAAGTAAATCATgatgaataactttgacgatattctataaaaaaacttttgatgTTTTGGAGACAATTGTAGATGAAGACACGGACATAGTAGCGCTACACTCAAGTACAAAAACGTATATTATAGCACCATGGAAAATTATATACCAATAACCAATATAATGTCAAACAAAAACTAACTGAAAGAATTTCTAACAAGGGTAAAGTAAATCATAGATACGAGTtaactaaataaaatcaaacaaatggaATTAACACAACGACGTACAAAGTAACAGAAACTTAAGGTTTAACTTTAAGGTTATTTAAGCTCTTTGGCCTCTTTTCTTACATCTACAGTTAAAGTAATGGGTATAAAGGTGATTACTGCATACCCGCTACCAGCTAAAAATAGCAAAGGCTTTCATGAGCTTTTTTACTTCTTGTCTCATTTTTTCCATAGATCAGGCCTTGCCGCCTTGCGTCCTGATCGGGACCTGCAACCCTGGACAAGAGAACACCTGCTGCACTGTGGCAAGGGCAGATCTGTCCTTTACCAACCCTGATCTCAGGGTCGCCGGTAGCCACGGCATCGGCCCGATTGGCAGGCCATTGAGCAAGCCCAAATCTGTCCCTCCGCGGAGCATGCTGTTCCCGAACACACCGGTGAGTCCTAACCAGGTCTACAACTACGAatagattttttgtttgttttcttgtttgtttgtttgtttgtttttttgtatctttgtttattcatgaaagcccAAATCAATAAAAAAGCTTAGGATGGGGgttcttatagttatacatataAACACGTattcacacacgcacacacacacacacacacacacacacacacacacacacataaacaagcATACGCAATGCATACACGCGCGCAATatgacacacacacgcgcacgcgcgCGCGTAACACAGAAATGTACATATGGAAAGACTTCTTGTCGTTACCAAACATGTACTAAACATTCCTTACATTTTGCAGACTTTGTCCATGAGCTGCGGAGGCTTCCGCCGGGACCCGACCGCCTGTAAGGACATCACCGCCCTGCCCTACCTGGAGCAGAAGTGCGGCggccagggggaggggggtgatccTGCCGTGGACCCCTACCCTCCCCCTCTCGTGGGGCTTGGGGAACTGGATATGATCCAATCCCTGCTCGGGGGCATCTAAGAGGTTCAGGGCAGATACCACTGTCAGTCTTGGCCATAATACGTTgaaaaaacatttcttcatAAAAATACTAACTAAGATTTCAATCTCAAAAATTCTGCTCCCCCAGGGAGCCACCAGGAGTTAGATCTGATACCCATCCAAATTAAACGGGGGGACAGTCTCAAACTCACTNNNNNNNNNNNNNNNNNNNNNNNNNNNNNNNNNNNNNNNNNNNNNNNNNNNNNNNNNNNNNNNNNNNNNNNNNNNNNNNNNNNNNNNNNNNNNNNNNNNNNNNNNNNNNNNNNNNNNNNNNNNNNNNNNNNNNNNNNNNNNNNNNNNNNNNNNNNNNACGTAATATCTCAAAAGTGGACCAAACTTTTTAAGGAAAGAAGATTTTCAGGTTGCTATGAAGGCACTGCAATCATCATTCACATTTTAGCCCGAGCTCCATTGCGCAAAGCTCATTGAGTGGTATCCGCCCTTCAACCGTCTTTGATGGCCACATGGTAAACTCACCATTTAAGAGTAAGAGGAGCTGAGAAAAGCTGGACTTTTCTCATAAAAGTTGATGTTAGAAAAACGTGACCGTTTTGTAGTGATCTTTATTGTGGTTTGATCTAGGATCAGCAAGTATGAAAAGTGCAGTCAGGTTCAGAGTTCAAGTTAGAAGGGAGGTGAGTGTAATCATCTACTTTACATAAAAACGGATCAGTGAAACCGCACGACAGTGGTGTAGTACCCTACTATATAGACTGAAAGCTGTTGTAAGGTCAAAGTCTGTGAGCTTTCTTTTGATTAGTCATTACAAAAATTAGTGAAAGACAATCCCTCAGTCTGCTACCTGCGTATGCTTATTGCTAACTTGATCACGCTTTATTAATCTATTCTCAGActggcaaccagttttctctACCCTTCTCAGTTTTCTGTTCTTATTGATGTTTCACATAGTGTCATGACTATCCATTCTCTGATATCATACCCCCATCCTCCCCGTTGCCTTTAGCCCCCTTTCTTCCTCCCTGGATAGTTCCTTGCACGATATTTATAGTTTTGGCTTGTCCCGATGACCGTGACACATATGGCCGCACCActtaagttttcttttctttactatcGCTACTGGGGCTTTCCGTACGGACCGATGTTTTGCTTTGCTTGGCATCTGTTAATGTTTAGAAATTTGAATTATGGATTGGTGTAATCTATCGATGTAGAAGACTTTTGCTGGTAATGGTTTTGTTTTCgatgtttgtaaaacaaaagaAGTTTCAAGAAGTCTGAAATGGCATGAGGCATTGAACGGAATGGTGCTTCTGATCATGAAGCAAAATAAAGAGAACGTTTTCATACAAGAAAGCGGGTAAAATGTACTgcagaaagaaagaatacatgCTGTTGATGCAGAAACgttgacaaaacatttcaacaacaTCTTTCTCATTGACGTCTTCAAATAAAGATGGTCAGAGCGTCGTCAAGTGTTTAAAGAGCAATTATCATGTTGCTTAAATTTGCTGTATCTATCTGAGGAGAATAAAACGGAGAAACTTCAATGTGAACGTTGTCTGGACTTAATGAATAGTTATACAACATGCATAAATGGTGTGAAGTTGGTTGGTAAGACTTAAAATCAACTGTGATATTAAGCAATGCATGAAGATTTTTTAGGAAAATTAATTTGCAAATATACATGTCACATTTATGTACAtgaatttttttgcaaacatCGATGCGATATTTTGGTGGCACaatattaaccctattcagaccgggatttttcagagaatgatgttgACATAATATTTAAAGATTCTTTAGAAATTTGACGCTATGGTGAcgttattatgacgtcatcattttgattatattggctggaaccatgaaAAAGGTAtcccagaaaacttcaagttatgccgTAAAAAATTAACAGCAAATCAAATGCagatgataatgtttgttacgacttgagTTGCCAATGCAATAttaacatcaatgacgtcaaaatggcGTCACAAAATGGCTCTGCCATCTTATATCCATAACCTTGAATCTTCAAAAATACATGTTTGCATTGACTAAAAACGTTCATCTAAACGTTTTTTCTATGAAAAGATATCAGGCAGATGCAAATTCTAAGGGGtaataagctagttattcttgatctggtcatatACTCCGCCATCTTGTATTTTGGCCGATACGTCATCAAATCACCATAATTCATGCATAATTagatatgaaagatattctagataacattTCATTCATGTGAGAAAATAGCTTGTAATAATTGTTAGAACCAAActtagcgattttcgtcaaaaatgtcaacaaacggttgccatgttaacatgaaaaaatggaaaatttttcaatATTCGTGAAACTGTTGCCAACTAaataggaaaactcactaattTTGTTGGCTCTAGCGTTAGCCGTTCTGGCGTTGTGCGACATAAAAGTTGGCGCAATGGCCTCAAGAGACCCCCCCTCGTCTGAATGGGGTTAAGAAATGCCTCCTCATTAGCATGCTTAGTACAAACCACCTGTATCACCTGAGGAAAACCTCTGTGGGAAACAATATCTCCATAATGATTACCAAGGAGGGGCCCCGAGACAGCCTAGCGGGTCTTCTGCATTTTTCTTGGTCACCGCATTTATGTCAAATCTAAAAGCTGTTAAAACCTCGAGTTCCAAGCTTCAGTTTCttggctaaaaaaaaaagaaacaggacAGAAAATTTTCGGCTTGTCAACTCAAAGGCAGTAAAATGTATATGTGTTGTTTGAAATCACTGTGAGCAGGATCCATCTGTGCCATCCTCCCAGCCCTCTTCTAGGCCCCTGGCTGTCCGATGTGgtctttctgcattttttcCAACCGACCGCATTATAGATCCGAACTCGC encodes the following:
- the LOC118412048 gene encoding uncharacterized protein LOC118412048 isoform X1, which codes for MDTSIAHEHPHVNPMDHSSPSISPDTDAVEAKILDSLANMVDTKPDVTSVTEDYDYLPDDDWPMDDIDDLLDGADYGDVDSSTPEPEHAGALRGPPASCKDIQKTHDGLNNIFPFPGCTTPIQVYCHNMTRSPAEFLPLSHLKTLRMYHMATGHSTIQYEKVRVKFEGRKIVPVLSDLTFATFNKVSRYQSAASQGRNVVQASSDQALPPCVLIGTCNPGQENTCCTVARADLSFTNPDLRVAGSHGIGPIGRPLSKPKSVPPRSMLFPNTPTLSMSCGGFRRDPTACKDITALPYLEQKCGGQGEGGDPAVDPYPPPLVGLGELDMIQSLLGGI
- the LOC118412048 gene encoding uncharacterized protein LOC118412048 isoform X2 produces the protein MDTSIAHEHPHVNPMDHSSPSISPDTDAVEAKILDSLANMVDTKPDVTSVTEDYDYLPDDDWPMDDIDDLLDGADYGDVDSSTPEPEHAGALRGPPASCKDIQKTHDGLNNIFPFPGCTTPIQVYCHNMTRSPAEFLPLSHLKTLRMYHMATGHSTIQYEKVRVKFEGRKIVPVLSDLTFATFNKDQALPPCVLIGTCNPGQENTCCTVARADLSFTNPDLRVAGSHGIGPIGRPLSKPKSVPPRSMLFPNTPTLSMSCGGFRRDPTACKDITALPYLEQKCGGQGEGGDPAVDPYPPPLVGLGELDMIQSLLGGI